The Juglans microcarpa x Juglans regia isolate MS1-56 chromosome 8S, Jm3101_v1.0, whole genome shotgun sequence genome has a window encoding:
- the LOC121243942 gene encoding histidine kinase 5 isoform X1: MVSEMEGDHFEEMDIEVLPSMWPEDIGTDAGKQFNVEKPKGDQDMLEEVTIIEEPTIVDFKRLLELTDYTERGSSQLAHLVKHWEYKQANAVRLLREELDNLNKQREDVELRKLEILEEHRFEEERYGGDKRPISILDEVYDIWLEVPRRRNDVVVQNKRVEIDAEYDTVVYWKLRAMNLEKLLEASVQREQILTDKLQESITNLERQSSPVEELSQILNRADNFLHFVLQNAPVVIGHQDKELRYRFIYNHFPSLHEEDIIGKTDVEIFTGSGVKESQEFKREVLEKGLPAKREITFETELFGSKTFLIFVEPVFSKSGETIGINYMGMDVTDQVNFVLIIVVTLLILTLGINSNLFMLLIVYTIKVRKRERMAQLREEIAVQKAKETELNKTIHITEETMRAKQMLATMSHEIRSPLTGVVSMAEILATSKLDREQRQLLDVMLSSGDLVLQLINDILDLSKVESGVMKLEATKFRPREVVKHVLQTAAASLQKILTLEGHIADDVPIEVIGDVLRIRQILTNLVSNAIKFTHEGKVGINLFVVSDSSSGKGEGCPQKFTATESRVSANGQKEERHQSTSQTSSDGQGNHGQRHIESPCQNLSLNDESRTSVKSQVSVDGDEEEKDNSPETTVWIRCDVYDTGIGIPENALPTLFKKYMQVSADHARKYGGTGLGLAICKQLVELMGGSLTVSSQEHCGSTFTFVLPYKVSTTFDHSDDPDELSDMANHDAVNHDTIENFFQFQPRTLGSLFSSNGDTNNQMLLPHTMGYTRSHKLNGFSHNSYSFPSNKLRPNDTASVEDTGSVVDDAETLCEPESSSSQRPSKQCRDDTKYRSQNPIADSTDHTGASIEVPEVKRTKEPQGTSQRQEKSQKSSQSISSSCMEVPKSTLKPKILLVEDNKTIVMVTRSMMKLLGHAIDVVNNGVEAVCAVQRCSYDLILMDVCMPVMDGLQATRLIRSFEETGNWDAAVKAGIEQIVPCLNSSQNCLGSTKKIPIIAMTANALAESADECLANGMDSFVSKPVTLQKLKECLAKYL; this comes from the exons ATGGTTTCTGAGATGGAGGGTGATCATTTTGAAGAGATGGACATCGAAGTCCTCCCTTCGATGTGGCCGGAAGATATTGGAACTGATGCCGGAAAGCAGTTCAATGTAGAAAAGCCCAAAGGGGATCAAGATATGCTGGAGGAAGTAACAATCATAGAGGAGCCAACAATTGTTGATTTCAAGCGACTTTTAGAGCTAACAGATTACACTGAAAGGGGTTCTTCTCAGTTGGCTCACCTTGTTAAACACTGGGAGTATAAGCAGGCAAATGCTGTTCGCCTTCTCAGAGAAGAACTTGACAATCTAAACAAACAACGGGAAGACGTTGAGCTAAGAAAATTGGAGATATTGGAGGAGCATCGATTCGAGGAAGAAAGATATGGCGGAGATAAACGTCCAATATCTATATTGGATGAAGTTTATGATATATGGCTAGAAGTGCCTCGGAGGAGAAATGATGTTGTTGTCCAGAATAAGAGAGTTGAAATAGATGCTGAGTATGATACTGTTGTCTACTGGAAGCTGCGGGCCATGAATTTAGAGAAATTGCTAGAGGCAAGTGTTCAGAGAGAGCAGATACTCACGGACAAGTTACAAGAAAGCATAACAAATCTTGAAAGGCAGTCCTCACCTGTGGAAGAACTGTCCCAGATTCTGAATAGAGCAGATAATTTCTTGCATTTTGTTCTTCAAAATGCCCCCGTTGTCATTGGTCATCAG GACAAAGAGTTGCGATATCGCTTTATCTATAATCACTTTCCAAGTTTGCATGAGGAG GACATTATAGGCAAAACAGATGTTGAAATCTTTACTGGATCTGGTGTTAAAGAATCTCAAGAATTCAAGAGAGAAGTTCTGGAAAAGGGATTACCAGCAAAGAGGGAAATCACGTTTGAGACAGAATTATTTGGATCAAAGACATTTCTGATATTCGTAGAACCTGTCTTTAGCAAGTCAGGGGAGACAATTGGTATAAACTATATGGGAATGGATGTAACTGATCAGGTAAATTTTGTTCTGATAATTGTGGTCACTCTTTTGATTCTCACATTAGGCATAAATAGCAACTTATTTATGCTCCTGATTGTATATACAATAAAGGTAAGAAAACGAGAGAGGATGGCACAGCTTAGAGAGGAAATAGCTGTACAGAAGGCTAAGGAAACAGAACTGAACAAAACAATTCATATAACAG AGGAGACAATGCGAGCAAAACAAATGCTTGCTACAATGTCTCACGAGATAAGATCTCCTCTAACTGGAGTTGTTAGCATGGCTGAGATTCTTGCCACCTCAAAGCTTGATAGGGAGCAACGACAATTGTTGGATGTCATGCTATCTTCTGGAGATTTGGTCCTTCAACTTATAAATGACATCCTTGACCTTTCCAAGGTTGAGTCAG GAGTTATGAAGTTGGAAGCTACAAAGTTTCGGCCTAGAGAGGTTGTAAAACATGTACTACAAACTGCTGCTGCATCATTACAGAAAATCTTGACCTTGGAAGGACATATAGCGGATGATGTTCCTATAGAG GTCATTGGAGATGTTCTGAGAATTCGACAAATTCTCACCAACTTGGTCAG CAATGCTATCAAGTTTACTCATGAAGGAAAGGTTGGGATAAATCTTTTTGTGGTATCAGATTCGTCTTCTGGAAAGGGAGAAGGATGTCCTCAAAAGTTTACTGCAACTGAGTCGAGAGTTTCAGCAAATGGACAAAAAGAAGAGAGACATCAATCAACATCTCAAACCAGCAGTGATGGGCAAGGTAATCATGGTCAAAGACACATTGAAAGTCCTTGCCAAAATCTCTCATTAAATGATGAATCTAGAACCTCAGTTAAGAGTCAAGTCTCAGTGGATGGAGATGAAGAGGAGAAAGATAATTCTCCTGAAACGACAGTGTGGATACGTTGTGATGTATATGACACAGGAATTGGAATACCAG AAAATGCTTTACCTACACTTTTCAAGAAGTACATGCAAGTTAGTGCGGATCACGCTCGAAAATATGGTGGCACTGGACTAGGACTAGCAATATGCAAACAGCTG GTTGAGCTGATGGGAGGTAGTCTCACTGTGTCTAGCCAAGAACACTGTGGGTCTACATTTACTTTTGTACTACCTTACAAGGTTTCAACAACATTTGATCATTCTGATGACCCTGATGAGCTTTCAGATATGGCTAATCATGATGCAGTAAATCATGATACAATTGAGAACTTTTTCCAGTTTCAGCCACGCACTTTGGGATCACTATTCTCTTCTAATGGGGACACCAACAACCAAATGCTTTTACCACATACTATGGGGTATACTAGGTCACATAAACTCAATGGGTTCTCCCACAATTCTTACTCATTTCCCTCTAATAAACTCAGACCAAACGACACAGCTTCAGTTGAGGATACCGGTTCAGTGGTTGATGATGCAGAGACACTATGTGAACCAGAGAGTTCATCAAGCCAAAGGCCAAGCAAACAGTGTCGAGATGATACAAAATATAGGTCTCAAAATCCTATTGCAGATTCCACTGATCACACAGGAGCAAGCATAGAAGTGCCTGAGGTGAAAAGGACAAAAGAACCCCAAGGAACATCTCAGAGGCAAGAGAAATCTCAAAAAAGTTCTCAGTCCATTTCCAGCAGCTGTATGGAAGTACCCAAGTCAACATTAAAACCTAAGATCCTTCTTGTTGAAGATAACAAGACCATCGTAATGGTGACACGGTCGATGATGAAGCTGTTAGGTCATGCTATTGATGTTGTAAATAATGGTGTTGAAGCTGTGTGTGCAGTTCAACGTTGTAGCTATGATCTCATTCTGATG GATGTCTGCATGCCAGTTATGGATGGCCTTCAAGCTACGAGACTAATTCGTTCTTTTGAGGAAACTGGCAATTGGGATGCTGCAGTGAAGGCAGGAATTGAACAAATAGTGCCTTGTTTGAACTCATCGCAAAATTGTCTTGGTTCTACAAAGAAGATCCCCATCATAGCG ATGACAGCAAATGCATTGGCAGAGAGTGCAGACGAGTGTTTGGCAAATGGAATGGACTCATTCGTGTCAAAGCCTGTAACCTTACAAAAATTGAAAGAGTGTCTGGCAAAATATCTTTGA
- the LOC121243942 gene encoding histidine kinase 5 isoform X2, with protein sequence MVSEMEGDHFEEMDIEVLPSMWPEDIGTDAGKQFNVEKPKGDQDMLEEVTIIEEPTIVDFKRLLELTDYTERGSSQLAHLVKHWEYKQANAVRLLREELDNLNKQREDVELRKLEILEEHRFEEERYGGDKRPISILDEVYDIWLEVPRRRNDVVVQNKRVEIDAEYDTVVYWKLRAMNLEKLLEASVQREQILTDKLQESITNLERQSSPVEELSQILNRADNFLHFVLQNAPVVIGHQDKELRYRFIYNHFPSLHEEDIIGKTDVEIFTGSGVKESQEFKREVLEKGLPAKREITFETELFGSKTFLIFVEPVFSKSGETIGINYMGMDVTDQVRKRERMAQLREEIAVQKAKETELNKTIHITEETMRAKQMLATMSHEIRSPLTGVVSMAEILATSKLDREQRQLLDVMLSSGDLVLQLINDILDLSKVESGVMKLEATKFRPREVVKHVLQTAAASLQKILTLEGHIADDVPIEVIGDVLRIRQILTNLVSNAIKFTHEGKVGINLFVVSDSSSGKGEGCPQKFTATESRVSANGQKEERHQSTSQTSSDGQGNHGQRHIESPCQNLSLNDESRTSVKSQVSVDGDEEEKDNSPETTVWIRCDVYDTGIGIPENALPTLFKKYMQVSADHARKYGGTGLGLAICKQLVELMGGSLTVSSQEHCGSTFTFVLPYKVSTTFDHSDDPDELSDMANHDAVNHDTIENFFQFQPRTLGSLFSSNGDTNNQMLLPHTMGYTRSHKLNGFSHNSYSFPSNKLRPNDTASVEDTGSVVDDAETLCEPESSSSQRPSKQCRDDTKYRSQNPIADSTDHTGASIEVPEVKRTKEPQGTSQRQEKSQKSSQSISSSCMEVPKSTLKPKILLVEDNKTIVMVTRSMMKLLGHAIDVVNNGVEAVCAVQRCSYDLILMDVCMPVMDGLQATRLIRSFEETGNWDAAVKAGIEQIVPCLNSSQNCLGSTKKIPIIAMTANALAESADECLANGMDSFVSKPVTLQKLKECLAKYL encoded by the exons ATGGTTTCTGAGATGGAGGGTGATCATTTTGAAGAGATGGACATCGAAGTCCTCCCTTCGATGTGGCCGGAAGATATTGGAACTGATGCCGGAAAGCAGTTCAATGTAGAAAAGCCCAAAGGGGATCAAGATATGCTGGAGGAAGTAACAATCATAGAGGAGCCAACAATTGTTGATTTCAAGCGACTTTTAGAGCTAACAGATTACACTGAAAGGGGTTCTTCTCAGTTGGCTCACCTTGTTAAACACTGGGAGTATAAGCAGGCAAATGCTGTTCGCCTTCTCAGAGAAGAACTTGACAATCTAAACAAACAACGGGAAGACGTTGAGCTAAGAAAATTGGAGATATTGGAGGAGCATCGATTCGAGGAAGAAAGATATGGCGGAGATAAACGTCCAATATCTATATTGGATGAAGTTTATGATATATGGCTAGAAGTGCCTCGGAGGAGAAATGATGTTGTTGTCCAGAATAAGAGAGTTGAAATAGATGCTGAGTATGATACTGTTGTCTACTGGAAGCTGCGGGCCATGAATTTAGAGAAATTGCTAGAGGCAAGTGTTCAGAGAGAGCAGATACTCACGGACAAGTTACAAGAAAGCATAACAAATCTTGAAAGGCAGTCCTCACCTGTGGAAGAACTGTCCCAGATTCTGAATAGAGCAGATAATTTCTTGCATTTTGTTCTTCAAAATGCCCCCGTTGTCATTGGTCATCAG GACAAAGAGTTGCGATATCGCTTTATCTATAATCACTTTCCAAGTTTGCATGAGGAG GACATTATAGGCAAAACAGATGTTGAAATCTTTACTGGATCTGGTGTTAAAGAATCTCAAGAATTCAAGAGAGAAGTTCTGGAAAAGGGATTACCAGCAAAGAGGGAAATCACGTTTGAGACAGAATTATTTGGATCAAAGACATTTCTGATATTCGTAGAACCTGTCTTTAGCAAGTCAGGGGAGACAATTGGTATAAACTATATGGGAATGGATGTAACTGATCAG GTAAGAAAACGAGAGAGGATGGCACAGCTTAGAGAGGAAATAGCTGTACAGAAGGCTAAGGAAACAGAACTGAACAAAACAATTCATATAACAG AGGAGACAATGCGAGCAAAACAAATGCTTGCTACAATGTCTCACGAGATAAGATCTCCTCTAACTGGAGTTGTTAGCATGGCTGAGATTCTTGCCACCTCAAAGCTTGATAGGGAGCAACGACAATTGTTGGATGTCATGCTATCTTCTGGAGATTTGGTCCTTCAACTTATAAATGACATCCTTGACCTTTCCAAGGTTGAGTCAG GAGTTATGAAGTTGGAAGCTACAAAGTTTCGGCCTAGAGAGGTTGTAAAACATGTACTACAAACTGCTGCTGCATCATTACAGAAAATCTTGACCTTGGAAGGACATATAGCGGATGATGTTCCTATAGAG GTCATTGGAGATGTTCTGAGAATTCGACAAATTCTCACCAACTTGGTCAG CAATGCTATCAAGTTTACTCATGAAGGAAAGGTTGGGATAAATCTTTTTGTGGTATCAGATTCGTCTTCTGGAAAGGGAGAAGGATGTCCTCAAAAGTTTACTGCAACTGAGTCGAGAGTTTCAGCAAATGGACAAAAAGAAGAGAGACATCAATCAACATCTCAAACCAGCAGTGATGGGCAAGGTAATCATGGTCAAAGACACATTGAAAGTCCTTGCCAAAATCTCTCATTAAATGATGAATCTAGAACCTCAGTTAAGAGTCAAGTCTCAGTGGATGGAGATGAAGAGGAGAAAGATAATTCTCCTGAAACGACAGTGTGGATACGTTGTGATGTATATGACACAGGAATTGGAATACCAG AAAATGCTTTACCTACACTTTTCAAGAAGTACATGCAAGTTAGTGCGGATCACGCTCGAAAATATGGTGGCACTGGACTAGGACTAGCAATATGCAAACAGCTG GTTGAGCTGATGGGAGGTAGTCTCACTGTGTCTAGCCAAGAACACTGTGGGTCTACATTTACTTTTGTACTACCTTACAAGGTTTCAACAACATTTGATCATTCTGATGACCCTGATGAGCTTTCAGATATGGCTAATCATGATGCAGTAAATCATGATACAATTGAGAACTTTTTCCAGTTTCAGCCACGCACTTTGGGATCACTATTCTCTTCTAATGGGGACACCAACAACCAAATGCTTTTACCACATACTATGGGGTATACTAGGTCACATAAACTCAATGGGTTCTCCCACAATTCTTACTCATTTCCCTCTAATAAACTCAGACCAAACGACACAGCTTCAGTTGAGGATACCGGTTCAGTGGTTGATGATGCAGAGACACTATGTGAACCAGAGAGTTCATCAAGCCAAAGGCCAAGCAAACAGTGTCGAGATGATACAAAATATAGGTCTCAAAATCCTATTGCAGATTCCACTGATCACACAGGAGCAAGCATAGAAGTGCCTGAGGTGAAAAGGACAAAAGAACCCCAAGGAACATCTCAGAGGCAAGAGAAATCTCAAAAAAGTTCTCAGTCCATTTCCAGCAGCTGTATGGAAGTACCCAAGTCAACATTAAAACCTAAGATCCTTCTTGTTGAAGATAACAAGACCATCGTAATGGTGACACGGTCGATGATGAAGCTGTTAGGTCATGCTATTGATGTTGTAAATAATGGTGTTGAAGCTGTGTGTGCAGTTCAACGTTGTAGCTATGATCTCATTCTGATG GATGTCTGCATGCCAGTTATGGATGGCCTTCAAGCTACGAGACTAATTCGTTCTTTTGAGGAAACTGGCAATTGGGATGCTGCAGTGAAGGCAGGAATTGAACAAATAGTGCCTTGTTTGAACTCATCGCAAAATTGTCTTGGTTCTACAAAGAAGATCCCCATCATAGCG ATGACAGCAAATGCATTGGCAGAGAGTGCAGACGAGTGTTTGGCAAATGGAATGGACTCATTCGTGTCAAAGCCTGTAACCTTACAAAAATTGAAAGAGTGTCTGGCAAAATATCTTTGA
- the LOC121244459 gene encoding ubiquitin carboxyl-terminal hydrolase 18-like, with product MLVSAVPLDLNWFVQFIFTVFVIAVGLLHLVKNTASKYFEVGANFEAAGDRSDPAPMPGVLMDDSFVCANCGNPATKKCSRCKAVRYCSQKCQEVHWKFGHKTNCKFQPSGVNSTSSLAGRKSSAIALVPAHGTSKFIKQPEKILFPYDEFLRFFNWEKPGFPPCGLLNCGNSCFANVVLQCLTFTRPLAAYLLEKGHQRECHHNGWCFLCEFQTHVKRATQSLQAFSPINILSRLPNIGGNLGYGSQEDAHEFMRFAIDTMQSICLDEFGGEKAVEPSSQETTLIQHIFGGQLQSQVICTKCNNVSNQYENMMDLTVEIHGDAASLEECLDQFTVKEWLHGENMYKCDGCNDYVKAWKRLTVKKAPNILTIALKRFQSGRFGKLNKRVAFPETLDLSPYMSEAGDGTDTYKLYAVVVHVDMLNASFFGHYICYTKDFRGKWYRIDDCKVTGVELEEVLSQGAYMLLYSRVYARPSCLISVEPSEKEQQQMMQEKVVGCLTTAESKPINGFAVPSDCGPCSMVSRCEEESSTGINSLALKEHLEDMDMVNCESSVCREVLICETESSMGISIEDLREDTDGMGMVNSASNPPENKLLRSERDSSVAFDSQAGRDSKDMNLVTHSKLCPADLKEVSCSEMEYSVSIDCKREDSQDVGGESIPSSVGKDIEVYANGHADQNGILCPPEHTHDLVSAEVHKLKHESPLWNSDSEHESGAKRVEIMGSSL from the exons ATGCTTGTCTCTGCGGTGCCTCTGGACCTAAATTGGTTCGTTCAGTTTATATTCACCGTCTTCGTAATTGCTGTGGGATTGCTCCACCTGGTGAAGAATACGGCCTCGAAGTATTTTGAGGTCGGCGCAAATTTCGAAGCAGCGGGAGACCGCTCTGATCCAGCCCCAATGCCCGGCGTTCTCATGGACGACAGCTTCGTTTGCGCCAACTGCGGCAATCCCGCCACGAAGAAGTGTTCCCGCTGCAAGGCCGTTCGCTACTG TTCGCAAAAATGCCAAGAAGTACACTGGAAATTTGGGCATAAGACAAATTGCAAGTTTCAACCATCTGGAGTAAATTCAACTTCTAGTCTTGCAGGAAGAAAGTCATCTGCAATTGCATTAGTTCCTGCTCATGGAACCTCTAAGTTTATCAAGCAGCCAGAAAAG ATTCTTTTTCCATATGATGAGTTTCTGAGATTTTTCAATTGGGAGAAGCCTGGATTTCCTCCTTGTGGACTTCTAAATTGTGGAAATAG TTGCTTTGCCAATGTGGTTTTGCAATGTCTTACATTCACACGGCCACTTGCTGCTTACTTGTTGGAGAAAGGCCATCAAAGAGAAT GCCATCATAATGGTTGGTGCTTCCTATGTGAGTTTCAAACCCATGTTAAAAGGGCAACCCAAAGTTTGCAAGCATTTTCACCCATAAATATTCTCTCTCGCTTACCTAATATCGGTGGTAATCTTGGCTATGGAAGTCAGGAGGATGCTCACGAGTTCATGAG GTTTGCTATTGATACAATGCAGTCCATCTGCCTGGATGAATTTGGTGGAGAAAAAGCTGTTGAACCTAGCTCTCAAGAGACCACCCTTATCCAACATATATTTGGTGGTCAACTCCAATCCCAG gtgATATGTACAAAATGCAATAATGTCTCAAATcagtatgaaaatatgatggaTTTGACAGTTGAGATTCATGGGGATGCTGCATCATTGGAGGAATGCCTGGACCAGTTCACAGTCAAAGAATGGCTTCATGGAGAAAATATGTATAAATGTGATGG CTGCAATGACTATGTTAAGGCATGGAAGCGTCTTACTGTAAAAAAAGCTCCAAATATTCTTACCATTGCCTTAAAAAGATTTCAG AGTGGGAGGTTTGGGAAACTTAATAAGAGAGTAGCTTTCCCAGAGACCTTGGATCTTAGCCCCTACATGAGTGAGGCTGGAGATGGTACAGATACCTACAAGCTTTATGCAGTTGTTGTTCATGTGGATATGTTGAATGCATCCTTTTTTGGTCACTACATCTGTTATACCAAGGATTTCCGTGGAAAATGGTATAGAATTGATGATTGCAAG GTTACCGGTGTTGAATTAGAAGAGGTACTCTCTCAAGGAGCATATATGCTTTTATACAGCAG GGTTTATGCTCGACCATCGTGTCTTATAAGTGTCGAACCTTCAGAGAAGGAGCAGCAGCAAATGATGCAAGAGAAAGTAGTTGGATGCTTAACAACTGCTGAGTCAAAACCCATTAATGGTTTTGCTGTTCCATCTGATTGTGGTCCATGCTCGATGGTTTCTCGCTGTGAAGAAGAGTCATCTACTGGAATAAACTCTCTAGCTCTAAAAGAACATCTCGAGGATATGGATATGGTTAATTGCGAATCATCTGTTTGTAGGGAGGTTCTCATCTGTGAAACTGAGTCATCTATGGGAATTAGTATTGAAGATTTAAGAGAAGATACAGATGGTATGGGAATGGTCAATTCTGCGTCAAATCCACCAGAAAATAAACTTTTAAGGTCCGAGAGAGATTCTTCCGTTGCATTTGATTCTCAGGCTGGAAGAGATTCAAAAGATATGAATTTGGTTACTCATTCCAAGTTGTGTCCGGCTGATCTCAAGGAAGTTTCCTGCAGTGAAATGGAATATTCTGTTTCAATCGATTGCAAAAGGGAAGATTCACAGGATGTGGGTGGTGAGTCAATACCTTCATCTGTTGGAAAAGATATTGAAGTTTATGCCAACGGACATGCTGATCAAAATGGAATTCTATGTCCACCAGAACACACTCACGATCTAGTTTCAGCTGAAGTTCATAAATTGAAGCATGAGTCGCCCCTCTGGAATTCTGATTCTGAGCATGAAAGTGGAGCTAAGAGAGTAGAAATAATGGGTAGCAGTTTGTAG